DNA from Massilia antarctica:
GTGGTGGTCATCATCGGCATTCTCGGCGCGCTGGTCGTGCCCAAGCTGATGAACCGTACGGTCCAGGCCCGCATCACCGCCGCCAAGGTCGACATCGCCAACCTGATGCAAGCCCTCAAGCTGTACAAGCTGGACAACCAGCGCTACCCGACCACCGAACAAAGCCTGCAGGCGCTGGTCGTCAAGCCGACCAACGGCCCCACCGCCAACGGCTGGAAAACCGGCGGCTACATCGAGAAACTGCCGAAGGACCCATGGGGCAACCCCTACCAGTTCCTCTCGCCCGGCGTGCAGGGTGAAATCGACGTGTTCTCGCTCGGCGCCGACGGCCTGCCCGGCGGCACCGGTGACGACGCCGATATCGGTTCCTGGGAAAACTAGGCCCGGACCGAGACGTCTTGAAGCTCATGAAAGCAGTGCGCGCCAGCAGCGGCTTCACCTTGATCGAGGTGATGGTAGTGATGGTCATCATGGGCATCGTGCTGGGCCTGGTCTCGATCAATGCGATGCCGAGCCCGCGCCAGAATCTCGAAGACGAGGCGCGCCGCCTGGCCTTGCTGCTGCAGCTGGCGCGCGACGAAGCCATCGTGCGCAACCGCCTGGTGGCTTTCGAGGCCGATACCGAACGTTACCGCTTCCTGGTGCGCAATGAAGCGATCTGGGAACCGGTCACGCGCGACGACCTGCTGCGCGAGCGGCCCTTCAAGGGCGCCCCGGTGCAGCTGCTGCTCGACCCGCCGGTAACGGTGGGCGGCAATCCGGTGCGCATTACCTTCGGGCGCGAGCCGGTCGACAAACCGTTCGTGCTGACCCTGGCAATCGGCGACGACCGGGTCGCCATCCGGGCCGACGGCATCGGCCACTTCGTCGTCGAGTAACCCCTGAATCATTTGTAGAACAAGATCATGCGCCATCGCCTTCACCGCCAGTCCGGCTTTACCCTGCTCGAAGTGCTGGTGGCGCTCGTCATCATCGGCACCGCGCTGGGCGCCTCCCTGCGCGCGGTGGGCAGCCTGACGTCCAACAGCGCCGGCCTGCGCGCCGCCATGATGGCCACCTGGTCGGCCGAAAACCGGCTGGTGCAGATCCGCCTGGCCAAGGAATATCCGGCCATCGGCAAGAACAGTTATGAGTGTCCCCAGGGCGACCTGAAGCTGATCTGCCAGGAAGAAGTGCTGGCCAGTCCGAATCCGCGCCTGCGCCGGGTCGAGGTCAGCGTGTTCGACAGCGTCAATCCGGAGCGCCGCATCATCAAGCTGGTTCAACTGGTGCTCAACGAATGAGGCATACCGGGCACAGGCAACACGGGCGAGAGCGGCAACGAGGTGGTTTCACCCTGATCGAACTGCTGGTGGCGATCAGCATCCTGGCCATCGTGGCGGTGCTCGGCTGGCGCGGCCTGGACAGCATCGTGCGCGCGCGCGAAACGCTCACCGCGCGCCTCGAATCGGCGCGCGGCATGCAGCTCGCCTTTGCCCAGATGCAGAGCGATTGCGAGCACCTGGCCAATCCGGCCATGATGCTGGGCCGGCCCTACCTGCTCTCGGCGCCCGACAAACTGACCCTGGTACGCAATGTGTACGCCGAAAACGAACCGGCGCGCCTGCAGGTGGTCGCCTACCGCATCGTCGACCGCATGCTCACCCGGCGCGAATCGAACGGCACCCGCGACCTGGTCCAGCTCGACGTGATGTGGCAGGCCGCCATCAGCAACGCCGACACCACGCCGTCCGTCACCCTGCAGTCGGGTGTGAGCGCGATGCAGGTCATGAACTGGGAAAACAATGGCTGGCGCCAGAACAGCCAGCCGGTGGCCCAATCGGTCAAGCAACAGCAACAACAGCAGCAACAGCAGCAACAGCAGCAGCAGTTGCAGCCGGTCCCGCCCGACGTGGCGCCGACCGGCTTGCAGGTGCAGCTGCAGGTCGATAACGTGGCCGCCGTGATGAGCAAATCCTTCCTGCTGGGAGGCATGTGATGCGCCAGCCTCATCCGCGCCGCCAGCAGGGCGTGGCCATCATCACGGCCCTGCTGCTGACCATGCTGTCGGTGACCATCGTCGCCAGCCTGTTCTGGCAGCAGCAAGTCCAGGTGCGCTCGATGGAAAACCAGCGCCTGCACCTGCAGACCAAGTGGATCCTGCGCGGCGCGCTCGACTGGGCGCGCCTGGTGCTGCGCCAGGATGGCATCGACAACCGCAACCTGACCACCCTGAACGCGGTGTGGAACACGCCGCTGGCCGAAACCCGCCTCGACCAGTACATCGAGCGCGAGCGGGTCGAGGGCGAAGTGTTCGACGCCACCCTGTCGGGCCAGATTTCGGACGCCACCGCGCGCTACAACCTGATGAACCTGTCCAACGGCAGGGTCATCGACAAGATCAATGTGCAGGTGTACCAGCGCCTGCTGCAAAACCTGCAGCTCGACCCGGCCCTGGCCCAGCGCACCGCGCTGGCGGTGGCCTCGGGCGCGGCGCCTGCCGCACCAATCGTGCCCGATCCCAGCCAGCCGCAACAGCCGCCGCTCGACCCCGACGCTGTGCCGGTGCCCGTGTCGGCCGGAAGCGCGCCGATCGGCCTGACCCAGCTCGACGACCTGCTCGCCATTCCCGGCTACACCCAGGAGACCGTGAACCGCCTGCGCGAGTTCGCCATCGTGCTGCCCGAACAGACCAAGGTCAACGCCAACACTGCGCCGGCCGAAGTGCTGGCCGCCATCGTGCCGGGGTATTCGGTGTCGGAAGCGGCGGCCCTGGTGACCCGCCGCAAGCAGGCTTACTTTCTCGACGATGCCCGCTTCAAGGAACAGTTGTACGGCAAGGATCCGCTCAAGAACACGTATAGTTTTAAAAGCGAATATTTTCTGGTGAAGAGCCGGATACGCCTGGACCGGGCCGCGCTCGACGCGGAAGCGCTGGTCCAGCGCAGGCTGGACGATCGTGTGACGACCACGACCGTCTGGGTACGGCAAAATTAAGAACGAAAGCGAGACGGTTTGACTACTTTATATATCCGGCATCCGGCCAGGGCGGACAGCGAAGGGGCCCTGGCCCGCTTCGCGCTGGTCGCCGACGGTGGCGCGCTGATCCAGCAGGGCGAAGGCGTGCTCAAGGGCATGGGCGAGCTGATCGCTTCCAGCCGGCGGGTGGTGCTGCTGCTGGCCGCGGCCGATGTCACCCTGCTGCACGTGAAGGTGCCGCCGCTGTCGGCGGCGCGCCTGCGCGCGGCCCTGCCCAACCTGGTCGAAGAACAGGTGCTGGGCGACCCCGAGGAATGCGTGCTGGTGGCCGCCCCGGCCTCGGCCGCGGATGGCTTGCGCGCCATCGCTGTGGCCCAGCGCGCCTGGCTCGAAGCGCTGGTGCGCTCGGTGCTGGCCCAGGGCGCGCGCGTGGTGGCCGCCGTTCCCGCCCAGCTGTGCCTGCCCTTGGCGCCGGGCAATGCCGCCGCCGCCATCGATGGCGGCGGCATCACCATCCGCCACGGCCTGTACCACGGCCTGGGGCTGGCGATCGCCGGCGAACCGGCCATGGCCCTGCAAACGGTGCGCGCGCTGGCCGGCGACAGCCCGCTGACCCTGTACGTGCCGCAGGAGCATCTGGGCGAGTACCAGGCGCTCGTGGCCGAGGCCGGCCCCGGCATCACGCTCGAAGCCGAACACTGGAGTCACTGGATCGCCGGTTCGAAAAGCACCACCCTCGACCTGGTTCCCGGCCTGGGCGCGGCCGGCGCCAAGGCGCGCGACTGGCAGCGCTGGAAGTGGCCGGTGCGCCTGGCCCTGCTGGCCGTGGCGGTCAACCTGGCCGGCCTCAATTACGAATGGCTGCGCCTCAAGCGCGAAGCCGACAACACGCGCCAGGCCATGGTGCAGATTTTCCGCGCCGCCTATCCCAAGGAGACGGTCATCAGTAACAATCTCGAACGCCAGATGCAGCAGAAAATCGCCCAGGCCAGGGGCGCTTCCGGCCAGGTCGGGCCCGACGAATTCACCTTCCAGACCGCGGTCCTGGGCGAAGCGGTGCGCACCCTCGGCAAGCCGCCCGAGCTGGCCGCGCTCACCTTCCGCGAGCGCACCACCACCATCAAGCTCAAGCCCGAGGGCGCCGATCCGGGCGTGGCCGCCACCCTCAAGCCGACCTTGCAAAAATACAAGCTGGACCTGGGCGAGATCGCCGCCAACACCCTCCTGGTGCGCACCGCGGGAGCGAAGCCATGAGCGCCTTGAGTGCCGTGAGCCGGTTCAAGGACCAGATCGGGCTGTACTGGATGGCGCGCACCGAGCAGGAGCGCAAATTTCTCGCCATCGGCGGCGCCCTGGCCGGCCTGATGCTGGTGTACGCGCTGTTGCTGGCGCCGGCGCTGGAAGGCAGCGCCGCCCTGCGCGCCGAACTGCCGCAGCTCAAGCAGCAGAAGGCCCAGCTCGAAGCGCTGGCCAAGACCGCCGCCGCCTTGTCCGGCCAGACCCCGCCGCAAGTGACGCCGATGTCGCGCGAAACGCTCTCGGCCAGCCTGTCCGCGCGCGGCATCAAGCCCGAGTCGGTCAGCATGACGGGCGAGTACGCCAAGGTGCAGGTGAGCGGCGTCGCCTTTTCCAATCTGGTCGCCTGGCTCGAAGCGCAGCGCCTGGAACACCGCATCGGCGTGCTGGAAGCGGCCATCACGGCCTCGACCCCGGCCGGCCAGGTCGATGCCACCTTTACCTTGCGCCAGAGCACGGATGCGGGTTCGCGATGATGCGCGCCGTGCTATGGTTGGGCGCGATCGTGCTGGCCGTGGCCCTCACCGTGCTGGCGTTCGCGCCGGCCTCATGGCTGGGCGACGTGGTCGAACGCCAGACCGGCGGGCGTTTGACTCTGGGGGACGCGCAGGGTACGCTTTGGCGCGGCTCAGCCTTTATCGGCGGCGCGCCCGGGCCGGGCGGGTCGGTCACGCCGCTGCTGCCTGGGCGTTTCGCCTGGACCTTGTCGCCGCTGGCGCTGCTCGGCCAGGTCGACATGACCCTGGCCAATCCGCTGGCGCTGACCCAGCCGGTCAAATTGAGCGGCAGCTGGTCGCAGTGGCAGCTCAGTCCGTCGGCCTTGCTGCTGCCGGCGGCCGGCCTGGCCGGGCTGGGCGCGCCGCTCAACACCCTGGCGCTGTCGGGCGACATGCGGCTGTCCTGGACCACCCTGGGCCTGGCGCGCGCGCCGGATGGACGCGGGGTGGCGGTGGACGGGGTGACCACCCTGGAATTGAATGACATGGGTTCGCGCATGGCGCCGATCAAGGTGCTGGGCAGTTACAAGATGACCATGGATTGGCAGGGCCAGCAGGCAAACGTGAATTTGAAGACGGAACGCGGTGCCTTGTTGTTGGCGGGAAAGGGCAGCCTGAACCAGGGCCGCTTCCAGTTTTCCGGCACGGCACAGGCCGCCGATGGATATGAAGAAACGCTGGGCAATCTCCTGAATTTACTGGGCCAGCGCCGAATGGTTGACGGCAAGAAAACTATCGCCTTAGAGTTTAAATGATGAAAAAACAGTCACTGAGCACTTTCCCTTCCCCGGCGTTGCGCCGCATTGCCGCCGGCGTCCTGCTGTGCTGCGCGGTCGCGGGGGCGCCAAGCCCCGCGCTGGCGGCCCCGGAGGAGTCGGCCGCCCTCAATTTCGTCGGCGCCGACATCGAATCGGTCATCAAGGCGGTCGGCCATTACACCGGCATGACCTTCATCATCGATCCGCGGGTCAAGGGAACCTTGACCGTGACGTCGGAAAAGCCGGTCACCAAGGCCCAGGCCTTTGGTCTGTTGACCTCGGCGCTGCGCCTGCAGGGCTACGCGGTGGTCACCGGCGACGGCTACGCCAAGGTGGTGCCGGAAGCGGAAGCGAAGCTGCAATCGTCGCCGACCCAGGTCGGGGTAGGGGGCTCGGGTGTCAAGGGCGACCAGATCGCCACCCAGATTTTCCACCTGAGCCACGAATCGGCGGCCAACCTGACCGCGGTGCTGCGCCCGCTCATTTCGCCGAACAATTCGATCATGGCCAATCCGGGCAATAACAGCCTGGTCATCACCGATTACGCCGACAACCTGCGCCGCCTGGCCAAGATCGTCGCCGCGCTCGACTCGCCAGTGGCGGCCGACCTCGACGTCATTCCCGTGCGCTACGCGATCGCCTCGGACCTGGCGACCATGGTCAACAAGCTGATGGAACCGAGCGCCGGCGGCGATTCGGGCCGCATCTCGGTGGTGGCCGATCCGCGCACCAACGCGGTGGTGCTGCGCGCACCGTCGCAGGCGCGCGCCAACCTGGCCAAGTCGCTCATTGCCAAGCTGGACCAGCCGACCGCGGAAGCGGGCAACGTCCACGTGGTGTACCTGAAAAATGCCGACGCCACCAAGCTGGCGCAAACCCTGCGCGCGGTGGTCTCGTCGGACTCTTCGTCCCTGGCCCAGCAGCAGCAGGGCACCAGCGGCGGCAGCGTGGCCAGCGGCGGCGGTGCTTCCAACAGCAGTATGAACAGCAATAACCAGAACAGCGGCGCCGGCAACAGCATGGCCCAGCAAAGCCAGACCAGCGGCGGCGGCAGTGGCGGCAGCGGCGCCGGTTTCATCCAGGCCGATGCGTCCACCAACACCCTGATCATCACCGCGCCGGACGCGGTCTACCGCAACCTGCGCGCCGTCATCGACCAGCTCGATGTGCGCCGCGCCCAGGTCTACATCGAGTCCCTGATCGTCGAAGTCAATGCCGACAACGCGGCCGAATTCGGCGTGCAGTGGCTCGGCCTGTCGGGCACGGAGAGCAGCAATTACCGGGTCGGTGCGATCCAGCATTCGACCATAGCGAAGGACAACAACCTGCTGGCGCTGGCCAGCAAGGGCGTTGCCGCCACGCCCGGCGCCGGGCTGACCATCGGCCTGTTCAAACAGGTCGCGGGCGAACTCGGCCTGGGCGCGCTCGCCCATGCGATGCAAAACACGGGCAACGTCAACATCCTGTCGACCCCGAACATGCTCACGCTCGACAATGAACTGTCGACCATCAAGGTCGGCCAGAACGTGCCGATCATCACCGGCAGCTTCACCACCAACACCGGCGGCGGCGCCGCCGGCAACCCGTTCCAGACCATCGAACGCAAGGATGTCGGCCTCACGCTCAAGGTGCGTCCGCAGATTTCCGAAGGCGGCACCATCAAGATGGCGATCTACCACGAGACCTCGAATGTGGCCGATAACTCGGCTGCGGGCGTGATCACCAACGTGCGCATCATCGAAAACAATGTCATTGCCGACGATGGCCAGATCATCGTGCTCGGCGGCCTGATCAAGGACGATACGAGCGAGGGCGAAGATCGCGTGCGCGGCCTGGCCGATATTCCGGTGCTCGGCAACCTGTTCAAGTACCGCAAGCGTTCGCGCAACAAGACCAACCTGATGGTGTTCCTGCGCCCGGTGATCGTGCGCAGCAAGGAGGACAGCAATGCCATCGCCAGCGACCGCTACGATTACATGCGGTCGGCCGGCCAGGCCACGGGCGGACCGAAGGACGGCATCGTGATGCCCGATTACGGCACCCCGGTGCTGCCGTCGCTGAGCAACGGCCAGCCGCCGGGCGGTGGCGCCATGGCGCCGATGCCGCCGCGGCCGGTTCCAGCGCCCGCCACGCCGTCCCCGGCCCCGGGCAGCACGACCGAGCGTCCCTTGAGCGCACCGGGCACGATCAACCCGGCCGACGTGAATATGTACCGCCCGGCCAAGCCGGTACCGGCGACCAAGTGATGACACACCGATGAGCAATCTTTTACCTTACGCCTTCGCGCGCGATTTCGGCGTGCTGGCGCGCTCGCCCGACAACGGCGAGCATCCGATCGAAGTGTGGGTCTCGGGCGCCACCGCGCCGGCGGCGATCGCCGAAGTGTCGCGCCGTTTCGGGCGCATCGCGCTGCGTTCGATGGACCGGGCCGACCTGGAAGCGGCCATTGCCAGCGCCTACGCCGGCGCCGGCGGCGACGCCTCGCAGGTGGCTGACGAATTCGATGCCGACCTTGACCTGACCAAGCTGCTGCAAGACGTGCCGGCCATCGAAGACTTGCTCGAATCGTCAGACGACGCGCCGGTGATCCGCATGATCAACGCGCTGCTGACCCAGTCGCTGCGCGAAGGCGCTTCCGACATCCACATCGAACCGTTCGAGCAAACTTCCGTGGTGCGCTTTCGCATCGACGGTTCCTTGCGCGACGTGGTCCGTCCGCGCAAGGCCATCCACGCCTCGCTGATCTCGCGTATCAAGATCATGGCCCAGCTCGACATCGCCGAAAAGCGCTTGCCGCAGGATGGCCGCATCACCCTGCGCGTGGGCGGCAAACCGGTCGACGTGCGCGTCTCGACCCTGCCGACCGGGCACGGCGAGCGTGCCGTGCTGCGTTTGCTCGACAAGGAAGCCGGCCGCCTCGACCTGTCGCACCTGGGCATGAACGCCGCCCTGCTGCCGCAGTTCGATACACTGATCAACCAGCCGCACGGCATCGTGCTGGTCACCGGGCCGACCGGTTCCGGCAAGACCACCACGTTGTACGCGGCCTTGAGCCGCCTGAACGCGTCGACCACCAACATCCTGACCGTGGAAGACCCGATCGAGTACGACCTGATCGGGGTCGGCCAGACCCAGGTCAACGCCCGCATCGACATGAGCTTTTCCAAGGCCCTGCGCGCGATCCTGCGCCAGGATCCGGACGTGATCATGATCGGCGAGATCCGCGACCTGGAAACGGCGCAGATCGCGGTCCAGGCGTCCCTCACGGGCCACTTGGTGCTGGCCACCCTGCACACCAACGATGCCGCCGCCGCCGTCACCCGTCTGCTCGACATGGGGATCGAACCGTTCCTGCTGTCGTCGTCCTTGCTGGGGGTGATGGCGCAGCGCCTGGTGCGCAAACTCTGCGAGCACTGCAAGGTGCGCGACGAAGTCGAAACGCCGCAGGGCCGCGCGGTGCAATGGAAAGCGGTCGGCTGCGACAAGTGCGGCCACACCGGTTACCACGGCCGGGTCGGCGTGTACGAGCTGCTCGAAACCAATGACAAGATCAGCGCCCAGATCCACAACCGCGCCTCGGAAGCCGAGATCCGCACGGCGGCCCAAGCCAGCGGCATGAAAACCATGCGCGAAGATGGCCAGCGCTGGCTCGATAACGGTACCACCACGCAGGCTGAATTGCTGCGCGTGACCAAGGACTAGGCCGAGAACCATGCCCGCATTCCGTTATGAAGCCGTCGATGCCGACGGCGCCACCCGCAAGGGCGTGGTCAACGCCGACAGCGCCCGTTCGGCGCGTGCCGACCTGCGCCTGCAGGGCCTGACCCCGCTCACGGTCGACGCCATCGCCGCCCAGCTGGATGCCGCCGGGGTCGAGAAAAGCCGCGGCTTCGGCGAGCGCTTGTCGCAGGTCGAACTGGCGCTGTTCACGCGCCAGCTGGCCAGCCTGCTGGAAGCCGGGCTACCGCTCGAACAAGCGTTTACCGCGCTGCTGG
Protein-coding regions in this window:
- the gspL gene encoding type II secretion system protein GspL, translated to MTTLYIRHPARADSEGALARFALVADGGALIQQGEGVLKGMGELIASSRRVVLLLAAADVTLLHVKVPPLSAARLRAALPNLVEEQVLGDPEECVLVAAPASAADGLRAIAVAQRAWLEALVRSVLAQGARVVAAVPAQLCLPLAPGNAAAAIDGGGITIRHGLYHGLGLAIAGEPAMALQTVRALAGDSPLTLYVPQEHLGEYQALVAEAGPGITLEAEHWSHWIAGSKSTTLDLVPGLGAAGAKARDWQRWKWPVRLALLAVAVNLAGLNYEWLRLKREADNTRQAMVQIFRAAYPKETVISNNLERQMQQKIAQARGASGQVGPDEFTFQTAVLGEAVRTLGKPPELAALTFRERTTTIKLKPEGADPGVAATLKPTLQKYKLDLGEIAANTLLVRTAGAKP
- the gspD gene encoding type II secretion system secretin GspD; this encodes MKKQSLSTFPSPALRRIAAGVLLCCAVAGAPSPALAAPEESAALNFVGADIESVIKAVGHYTGMTFIIDPRVKGTLTVTSEKPVTKAQAFGLLTSALRLQGYAVVTGDGYAKVVPEAEAKLQSSPTQVGVGGSGVKGDQIATQIFHLSHESAANLTAVLRPLISPNNSIMANPGNNSLVITDYADNLRRLAKIVAALDSPVAADLDVIPVRYAIASDLATMVNKLMEPSAGGDSGRISVVADPRTNAVVLRAPSQARANLAKSLIAKLDQPTAEAGNVHVVYLKNADATKLAQTLRAVVSSDSSSLAQQQQGTSGGSVASGGGASNSSMNSNNQNSGAGNSMAQQSQTSGGGSGGSGAGFIQADASTNTLIITAPDAVYRNLRAVIDQLDVRRAQVYIESLIVEVNADNAAEFGVQWLGLSGTESSNYRVGAIQHSTIAKDNNLLALASKGVAATPGAGLTIGLFKQVAGELGLGALAHAMQNTGNVNILSTPNMLTLDNELSTIKVGQNVPIITGSFTTNTGGGAAGNPFQTIERKDVGLTLKVRPQISEGGTIKMAIYHETSNVADNSAAGVITNVRIIENNVIADDGQIIVLGGLIKDDTSEGEDRVRGLADIPVLGNLFKYRKRSRNKTNLMVFLRPVIVRSKEDSNAIASDRYDYMRSAGQATGGPKDGIVMPDYGTPVLPSLSNGQPPGGGAMAPMPPRPVPAPATPSPAPGSTTERPLSAPGTINPADVNMYRPAKPVPATK
- the gspM gene encoding type II secretion system protein GspM → MSALSAVSRFKDQIGLYWMARTEQERKFLAIGGALAGLMLVYALLLAPALEGSAALRAELPQLKQQKAQLEALAKTAAALSGQTPPQVTPMSRETLSASLSARGIKPESVSMTGEYAKVQVSGVAFSNLVAWLEAQRLEHRIGVLEAAITASTPAGQVDATFTLRQSTDAGSR
- the gspI gene encoding type II secretion system minor pseudopilin GspI, with translation MRHRLHRQSGFTLLEVLVALVIIGTALGASLRAVGSLTSNSAGLRAAMMATWSAENRLVQIRLAKEYPAIGKNSYECPQGDLKLICQEEVLASPNPRLRRVEVSVFDSVNPERRIIKLVQLVLNE
- a CDS encoding PulJ/GspJ family protein, giving the protein MRHTGHRQHGRERQRGGFTLIELLVAISILAIVAVLGWRGLDSIVRARETLTARLESARGMQLAFAQMQSDCEHLANPAMMLGRPYLLSAPDKLTLVRNVYAENEPARLQVVAYRIVDRMLTRRESNGTRDLVQLDVMWQAAISNADTTPSVTLQSGVSAMQVMNWENNGWRQNSQPVAQSVKQQQQQQQQQQQQQQLQPVPPDVAPTGLQVQLQVDNVAAVMSKSFLLGGM
- the gspK gene encoding type II secretion system minor pseudopilin GspK, translating into MRQPHPRRQQGVAIITALLLTMLSVTIVASLFWQQQVQVRSMENQRLHLQTKWILRGALDWARLVLRQDGIDNRNLTTLNAVWNTPLAETRLDQYIERERVEGEVFDATLSGQISDATARYNLMNLSNGRVIDKINVQVYQRLLQNLQLDPALAQRTALAVASGAAPAAPIVPDPSQPQQPPLDPDAVPVPVSAGSAPIGLTQLDDLLAIPGYTQETVNRLREFAIVLPEQTKVNANTAPAEVLAAIVPGYSVSEAAALVTRRKQAYFLDDARFKEQLYGKDPLKNTYSFKSEYFLVKSRIRLDRAALDAEALVQRRLDDRVTTTTVWVRQN
- the gspG gene encoding type II secretion system major pseudopilin GspG produces the protein MKLAAHRPLRQRFARGFTLVEIMVVVVIIGILGALVVPKLMNRTVQARITAAKVDIANLMQALKLYKLDNQRYPTTEQSLQALVVKPTNGPTANGWKTGGYIEKLPKDPWGNPYQFLSPGVQGEIDVFSLGADGLPGGTGDDADIGSWEN
- the gspN gene encoding type II secretion system protein N, whose amino-acid sequence is MMRAVLWLGAIVLAVALTVLAFAPASWLGDVVERQTGGRLTLGDAQGTLWRGSAFIGGAPGPGGSVTPLLPGRFAWTLSPLALLGQVDMTLANPLALTQPVKLSGSWSQWQLSPSALLLPAAGLAGLGAPLNTLALSGDMRLSWTTLGLARAPDGRGVAVDGVTTLELNDMGSRMAPIKVLGSYKMTMDWQGQQANVNLKTERGALLLAGKGSLNQGRFQFSGTAQAADGYEETLGNLLNLLGQRRMVDGKKTIALEFK
- a CDS encoding GspH/FimT family pseudopilin; amino-acid sequence: MKAVRASSGFTLIEVMVVMVIMGIVLGLVSINAMPSPRQNLEDEARRLALLLQLARDEAIVRNRLVAFEADTERYRFLVRNEAIWEPVTRDDLLRERPFKGAPVQLLLDPPVTVGGNPVRITFGREPVDKPFVLTLAIGDDRVAIRADGIGHFVVE
- the gspE gene encoding type II secretion system ATPase GspE, which encodes MSNLLPYAFARDFGVLARSPDNGEHPIEVWVSGATAPAAIAEVSRRFGRIALRSMDRADLEAAIASAYAGAGGDASQVADEFDADLDLTKLLQDVPAIEDLLESSDDAPVIRMINALLTQSLREGASDIHIEPFEQTSVVRFRIDGSLRDVVRPRKAIHASLISRIKIMAQLDIAEKRLPQDGRITLRVGGKPVDVRVSTLPTGHGERAVLRLLDKEAGRLDLSHLGMNAALLPQFDTLINQPHGIVLVTGPTGSGKTTTLYAALSRLNASTTNILTVEDPIEYDLIGVGQTQVNARIDMSFSKALRAILRQDPDVIMIGEIRDLETAQIAVQASLTGHLVLATLHTNDAAAAVTRLLDMGIEPFLLSSSLLGVMAQRLVRKLCEHCKVRDEVETPQGRAVQWKAVGCDKCGHTGYHGRVGVYELLETNDKISAQIHNRASEAEIRTAAQASGMKTMREDGQRWLDNGTTTQAELLRVTKD